The proteins below are encoded in one region of Halostella salina:
- a CDS encoding M20 family metallopeptidase, producing the protein MSDESPSEYVRAHREDLISLALDLLAIDTTNPPGDTRDIVTEIERSLGPLSVDTERVVADPAKPNLLVRVPGQADQTLLYNGHLDTVPFDADAWTHDPLGEHVDDRVYGRGATDMKGAVASMLFAIHAYAATDADPPIDLLFAFVSDEEVGGDAGLPALLEDGQLDADACVIGEPTCEAGRHSVTVADRGSIWLTLEAGGEGAHGSRPPLGVNAIDRLYDAVETMRERFGSQRLEIAADVAPIIEESVEYYAPSMGEDVARELFWYPSINLGILEGGDAINSVPQSARAEVDVRLAAGVHTSDVLAGIRDCVADCEGITIADVSWSVGTAEAPDSPLVEAVASTAAAVTETRVYRRSGTGGGDAKKLRNAGIPTVEFALGTDTVHAPDEYVPVDVLVDNAVVYTQLPAEWRSQITQ; encoded by the coding sequence ATGAGCGACGAAAGTCCTTCCGAGTACGTCCGGGCACACCGTGAGGATCTGATCTCGCTTGCCCTCGACCTGCTCGCAATCGATACGACAAACCCGCCGGGCGACACCCGCGATATCGTCACCGAAATCGAGCGGTCCCTCGGGCCACTTTCAGTCGACACCGAGCGTGTCGTGGCCGATCCGGCGAAACCGAACCTCCTCGTACGGGTTCCCGGGCAGGCGGACCAGACGCTGCTGTACAACGGGCATCTCGACACGGTGCCGTTCGATGCCGACGCGTGGACACACGACCCACTGGGAGAACACGTCGACGACCGCGTCTATGGTCGTGGCGCGACCGACATGAAGGGGGCCGTAGCGTCGATGCTGTTCGCCATCCACGCGTATGCAGCCACCGACGCCGATCCGCCAATCGATCTCCTGTTCGCTTTCGTCAGCGACGAGGAAGTGGGCGGTGACGCCGGGCTGCCGGCGCTGCTAGAGGACGGCCAACTCGACGCAGACGCGTGTGTGATCGGTGAACCGACCTGCGAGGCGGGCCGCCACTCGGTGACAGTTGCCGATCGGGGGAGCATCTGGTTGACGCTCGAAGCGGGCGGTGAGGGGGCCCATGGCTCACGGCCACCACTCGGCGTGAATGCGATCGATCGACTCTACGACGCGGTCGAGACGATGCGTGAACGGTTCGGCTCCCAGCGACTCGAGATCGCCGCTGACGTAGCTCCGATCATCGAGGAATCGGTCGAATATTACGCCCCGTCGATGGGCGAGGATGTCGCTCGTGAGCTGTTCTGGTACCCCTCGATCAATCTCGGTATCCTCGAAGGGGGCGACGCTATCAATAGCGTCCCGCAGTCCGCCCGTGCCGAGGTCGACGTGCGGCTGGCAGCTGGTGTCCACACTTCCGACGTGCTCGCGGGGATCCGGGATTGCGTTGCCGACTGTGAGGGGATCACGATTGCTGACGTGTCGTGGAGTGTCGGGACTGCCGAGGCTCCCGACAGCCCACTTGTCGAAGCCGTCGCGTCGACGGCAGCGGCTGTCACGGAGACGCGCGTCTACCGGCGGAGTGGTACGGGCGGCGGGGACGCCAAGAAACTCCGGAATGCGGGGATTCCAACCGTCGAATTCGCGCTTGGAACCGACACCGTCCACGCGCCCGACGAGTATGTCCCGGTTGACGTGCTCGTCGACAACGCAGTCGTCTACACACAGCTTCCTGCCGAGTGGCGATCCCAGATCACTCAGTAG
- a CDS encoding FAD-dependent oxidoreductase, protein MSDTFVVIGGDAAGMSAASKAKRANPELDVVVFEKGEWVSYAACGMPYYVKGEVDDLEDLVAVTPEEFREKRDIDLRIGHEVVGINPEGETVTVEGDGETFDQPYDHLLVATGASAIEPPFDGLGLDGVFTIHNMDEADAIENYVTEHSPDSAAIVGGGYVGIEMAEALSARGVDVHLYEMLPHVLQPFGDAVAEVVEDHLREQGVELHLDTAVSGFEGAERVERLTLDDESNPADVAIVGVGVEPNTDLAVDVGIELGETGAIATDQYGRTNYENIYAAGDCAEARHVVTGKPDHVPLALTANRAGRAIGQTVAGDTEPVGEIAGTAIVKAFDLGAARTGILEEERAREAGFTPVSVTISAPTRAHYYPGGAELTVTLVADRDSGQLLGGSVVGREGAKRIDTVVTALTAGMTVTELRDADLAYAPPFSPVWDPILTAAKVLEVELAGE, encoded by the coding sequence ATGAGCGACACGTTCGTGGTCATCGGTGGTGACGCTGCGGGAATGAGCGCCGCAAGCAAAGCCAAGCGTGCAAACCCGGAGCTGGACGTCGTCGTCTTCGAGAAAGGCGAGTGGGTGTCCTACGCCGCCTGCGGGATGCCCTACTACGTCAAGGGCGAGGTCGACGACCTGGAGGACCTCGTCGCCGTGACGCCCGAAGAGTTCCGTGAGAAGCGCGATATCGATCTCCGGATAGGTCACGAGGTCGTCGGCATCAACCCTGAGGGTGAAACCGTCACCGTCGAGGGTGACGGCGAAACGTTCGACCAGCCCTACGACCACCTCCTCGTCGCGACGGGCGCAAGCGCTATCGAACCACCGTTCGACGGCCTCGGCCTCGATGGGGTGTTCACGATCCATAACATGGATGAGGCCGATGCCATCGAGAACTACGTCACCGAACACTCGCCGGACTCCGCGGCTATCGTCGGCGGCGGCTACGTCGGCATCGAGATGGCCGAAGCGCTGTCGGCGCGCGGCGTCGACGTCCACCTCTACGAGATGCTGCCGCACGTCCTCCAGCCGTTCGGTGACGCGGTGGCCGAGGTCGTCGAGGACCACCTCCGCGAGCAGGGAGTCGAACTGCACCTCGACACCGCCGTGTCAGGCTTTGAAGGTGCCGAGCGGGTCGAGCGCCTCACGCTCGACGACGAGTCAAATCCCGCCGACGTCGCCATCGTCGGCGTCGGTGTCGAACCGAACACCGACCTCGCGGTGGATGTCGGCATCGAGCTTGGGGAAACCGGGGCGATCGCGACCGACCAGTACGGTCGGACGAACTACGAGAATATCTACGCTGCGGGCGACTGCGCCGAGGCACGCCACGTCGTGACTGGCAAGCCGGACCACGTGCCCTTGGCGCTGACGGCCAATCGTGCTGGCCGTGCGATCGGACAGACCGTCGCCGGTGATACGGAGCCGGTCGGCGAGATCGCCGGGACGGCTATCGTCAAGGCGTTCGACCTGGGTGCCGCCCGAACTGGGATCCTCGAGGAGGAACGGGCACGGGAGGCCGGCTTCACCCCCGTCTCGGTGACGATATCGGCACCGACGCGGGCTCACTACTACCCCGGTGGTGCGGAGCTTACGGTCACGCTAGTGGCCGACCGGGATTCTGGCCAGCTGTTGGGCGGGAGCGTGGTCGGCCGGGAAGGCGCGAAGCGCATCGATACTGTCGTGACGGCGCTCACGGCCGGTATGACGGTGACTGAACTCCGGGACGCTGACTTGGCGTATGCGCCGCCGTTCAGCCCCGTCTGGGATCCGATTCTGACGGCGGCGAAAGTCCTCGAAGTGGAGCTGGCTGGCGAATGA
- the trxA gene encoding thioredoxin has protein sequence MAEDIEEIRRQKLAELRNRTEPDSAEKSTSESPSGPIHINGNTELSDTVAEYDTVLADFYADWCGPCQMLEPVIETIAAETSATVAKIDIDTNRQLAAEYGVQGVPTLLLFADGQPAERLVGMQDEAQLRSVIETHA, from the coding sequence ATGGCTGAAGATATCGAGGAGATCCGACGACAGAAATTGGCGGAGCTTCGAAATCGAACTGAACCGGATAGTGCTGAGAAGTCCACCTCGGAGAGTCCGTCTGGACCCATTCATATCAACGGCAACACCGAGCTATCCGATACTGTCGCTGAGTACGACACCGTACTAGCCGACTTCTATGCCGATTGGTGTGGCCCGTGTCAGATGCTCGAACCAGTCATCGAAACGATCGCGGCCGAGACTAGTGCGACCGTGGCGAAAATCGATATCGACACGAACCGGCAACTCGCCGCCGAGTACGGTGTTCAGGGCGTCCCGACCCTTCTCCTGTTCGCTGACGGTCAGCCAGCGGAACGGCTCGTCGGAATGCAGGACGAAGCACAGCTTCGTTCAGTGATCGAAACGCACGCGTGA
- a CDS encoding helix-turn-helix domain-containing protein: protein MVVTSMREDLERDLGCLDLPGCIHGLNDRDQMVFQLLQQVEEGFTGDDVAERMDCEPSTAYRSISRLLEAGVVVLEQVNYDHGGYYYVYRSRTSEEVVHDIQRLLNDWYTAIGLLIQEFEDRYRPDSENRENQPLQSCPYHPLVQLSGGVVLCD from the coding sequence ATGGTGGTCACGTCAATGCGTGAGGACCTAGAGCGCGACCTGGGGTGCCTCGACCTCCCGGGTTGCATTCACGGGCTCAACGATCGGGATCAGATGGTCTTTCAGCTGCTACAACAGGTAGAGGAGGGTTTCACCGGCGACGACGTCGCAGAACGAATGGATTGTGAACCCTCGACTGCGTATCGTTCGATTTCTCGGCTCCTTGAGGCCGGCGTGGTAGTTTTGGAGCAAGTAAACTACGATCATGGAGGGTACTACTACGTGTATCGTTCGCGGACATCCGAGGAAGTTGTACACGACATCCAGCGATTGCTCAACGATTGGTATACGGCCATCGGACTGCTTATTCAGGAGTTCGAAGATCGATATAGACCGGACTCTGAGAACCGAGAGAACCAGCCGCTGCAGTCCTGTCCCTATCACCCGTTAGTTCAGCTCTCTGGTGGGGTAGTATTGTGCGATTAA
- a CDS encoding DUF302 domain-containing protein: MTLPIDPTQIDPADIGEEQATLEMSHEDAIEHVRDVFTDAGFGVPVEFSPSEMLNEKVDAGRDPYYVLGACNPEVADRALDATDNKLGALMACNVVIWEQEPGKQVVYHVSIMRIARLVGMAPDNEEMADIVADTGELVDEAFANL, from the coding sequence ATGACGCTCCCAATCGACCCGACCCAGATCGATCCGGCGGACATCGGCGAAGAACAGGCGACCCTCGAGATGAGCCACGAGGACGCGATCGAACACGTCCGGGACGTGTTCACGGACGCCGGGTTCGGCGTCCCCGTCGAGTTCTCGCCCTCCGAGATGCTCAACGAGAAGGTCGACGCGGGCCGCGACCCCTACTACGTGCTCGGTGCGTGCAACCCCGAGGTAGCCGACCGCGCGCTCGACGCGACCGACAACAAACTCGGTGCGCTCATGGCCTGCAACGTCGTTATCTGGGAGCAGGAACCCGGCAAACAGGTCGTCTATCACGTCTCCATCATGCGCATCGCCCGCCTCGTCGGGATGGCGCCGGACAACGAGGAGATGGCAGACATCGTCGCCGACACCGGCGAACTCGTCGACGAAGCGTTCGCGAACCTCTAA
- a CDS encoding class I SAM-dependent methyltransferase, whose amino-acid sequence MGYHTFDADRADKLEDAQRRYRFLSTEELLWALSTDGDETVADLGSGTGFYTDDVAPAVDHVHAVDIQETMHDYYREKGVPENVDLVTSGVDDLPLDTNSLDAAFSTMTYHEFAGEEALDEITRVLTDVGRLIIVDWAATGSGDHGPPLDERFSGAETANDLREAGFHIEHTAVRTETFLLIGELR is encoded by the coding sequence ATGGGATATCACACGTTCGACGCCGACCGCGCCGACAAACTTGAGGACGCACAGCGACGCTACCGCTTCCTCTCGACGGAAGAACTTCTCTGGGCACTGTCAACAGATGGCGACGAGACGGTCGCAGATCTCGGCAGCGGGACCGGGTTCTACACCGACGACGTCGCACCAGCTGTCGACCACGTGCACGCCGTCGACATCCAGGAGACGATGCACGATTACTACCGGGAGAAAGGCGTCCCCGAGAACGTCGACCTCGTGACGAGTGGCGTCGATGATCTCCCGCTCGATACGAACAGCCTCGACGCCGCATTCTCGACGATGACATACCACGAGTTCGCTGGGGAAGAGGCGCTGGACGAGATCACCCGCGTGCTAACGGACGTCGGTCGATTGATTATCGTCGATTGGGCGGCAACGGGGAGCGGAGACCACGGGCCTCCACTTGATGAACGATTCAGTGGTGCGGAAACGGCGAACGACCTCCGCGAAGCTGGATTTCACATCGAGCATACTGCCGTCCGGACGGAGACGTTCCTCCTTATCGGCGAGCTCAGATAG
- a CDS encoding potassium channel family protein: MTSNYDILIAGGGRVGFQTAERLADLGHDVTIIEQDDRVVSEIADEWIATVIQGDATNPDIIEQAGIEQANVIAALTGETGLNLAVCLAARELSPEIRTVARIDRVAGESYTRLVDAVLFPERAGARVAANEILGSDVQTLADVTGNLDILLVRVAEGAPAAGKKLADVRFPAGTLIVSDDDGNRIARSDTTLTPGSRYVVAVEPDVADEVMNLMRG, encoded by the coding sequence ATGACCAGCAATTACGACATACTCATCGCGGGTGGCGGGCGCGTCGGCTTCCAGACAGCGGAGAGACTCGCCGACCTCGGGCACGACGTAACGATCATCGAACAGGACGACAGGGTTGTCTCAGAGATAGCTGACGAGTGGATTGCGACGGTCATCCAGGGCGATGCGACTAACCCCGACATCATCGAACAGGCCGGCATCGAACAAGCCAACGTGATCGCAGCGCTCACGGGTGAAACCGGGTTGAACCTCGCGGTCTGTCTGGCTGCCCGGGAGTTGTCACCTGAAATCCGGACGGTGGCACGTATCGACCGCGTGGCCGGAGAGTCCTACACTCGGCTCGTGGACGCGGTGTTGTTCCCCGAGCGGGCCGGTGCCCGGGTGGCGGCAAACGAGATTCTCGGCAGCGACGTGCAGACGCTGGCAGACGTAACGGGCAACCTAGATATTCTGCTCGTCCGAGTCGCGGAGGGAGCGCCGGCCGCTGGAAAAAAACTGGCTGACGTGCGTTTTCCCGCGGGGACACTGATTGTCTCCGACGACGATGGCAACCGAATCGCTCGATCCGACACGACTCTGACACCCGGCAGTCGCTACGTCGTCGCTGTTGAACCAGATGTCGCCGACGAAGTGATGAATCTGATGCGAGGGTAG
- a CDS encoding APC family permease: MSENQTRSPEAELGLLDATMIGMGAMIGAGIFVLTGLAAEIAGPAAILVFALNGVVTAFTGLSYAELAASIPKSGGGYAFVREIFADLSSFIMGWMLWFAYMIAGGLYALGFAPNFLELLHVYGVVPPPDEVGAVVIPVVDVGVPLALLLAFVAVLGLVALNAVSTAASGSAETVFTIIKVSILVVFVGFGLASPMFSGAEFQPLFSEGAGATALLPAMGLTFIAFEGYDLITTVTEEVENPRENIPKAIFVSLLATVIVYLAVVTVAVGTLGAEGLADAGEAGIAAAATSFMPTGLPIIQNGGAIIVFGAVFSTLTALNAVVIASSRVAFSMGREGQLLPSFGQIHHRYGTPFVAILTSAVVMLGSVALPTQSAGNMASLFFLLSFIIVNVAVIRLRRERPNMNRPYKMPYYPVPALLGIALNLLLAGVLVEYLMRTDPLALVLSAAWILLGGLVYVALDRLKAQPDRGPIESNTEISLSGED; this comes from the coding sequence ATGAGTGAGAACCAGACCCGATCCCCGGAAGCCGAACTCGGGTTGCTCGACGCCACGATGATCGGAATGGGCGCGATGATCGGAGCCGGGATCTTCGTGCTGACGGGGCTGGCCGCCGAAATCGCTGGCCCGGCTGCGATCCTCGTCTTCGCGCTGAACGGCGTTGTGACCGCATTCACCGGCCTTTCGTATGCGGAACTAGCCGCCTCGATCCCGAAAAGCGGTGGCGGATACGCCTTCGTTAGGGAGATCTTTGCGGATCTTTCCTCGTTCATCATGGGCTGGATGCTCTGGTTCGCCTACATGATCGCGGGGGGGCTCTACGCGCTTGGCTTTGCACCGAACTTTCTAGAACTGTTGCACGTCTATGGAGTTGTTCCGCCGCCTGACGAAGTAGGTGCTGTCGTGATACCGGTCGTTGACGTGGGCGTGCCACTTGCGTTACTATTGGCGTTCGTCGCCGTTCTCGGTCTCGTTGCGCTCAACGCCGTCTCGACGGCTGCCAGTGGCAGCGCTGAGACGGTCTTCACCATCATCAAAGTGAGTATCCTCGTTGTGTTTGTCGGCTTCGGTCTTGCCTCCCCGATGTTTTCCGGGGCCGAGTTCCAGCCGCTGTTCTCAGAAGGTGCGGGTGCGACCGCACTCCTGCCAGCCATGGGGTTGACGTTCATCGCCTTTGAGGGATACGACCTCATCACGACCGTCACCGAGGAAGTCGAGAACCCCCGTGAGAACATCCCGAAAGCGATCTTCGTGAGTCTGCTTGCGACCGTCATCGTCTATCTGGCGGTCGTCACCGTCGCCGTCGGCACGCTCGGGGCGGAGGGCCTCGCCGACGCCGGCGAGGCAGGGATCGCCGCGGCGGCGACATCGTTCATGCCGACCGGACTGCCGATCATCCAGAACGGCGGGGCAATCATCGTCTTCGGGGCGGTCTTCTCGACGCTGACAGCCCTAAACGCGGTCGTGATCGCCTCCTCGCGGGTAGCGTTCTCAATGGGCCGTGAAGGACAGTTGCTGCCTTCCTTCGGCCAGATTCACCACCGATACGGAACCCCGTTCGTGGCAATCCTCACCAGCGCAGTCGTGATGCTCGGGTCAGTGGCACTGCCGACACAGAGTGCCGGAAACATGGCGAGCCTGTTCTTTCTGCTCTCGTTCATCATCGTCAACGTCGCCGTGATTCGGCTCCGGCGGGAGCGACCGAATATGAACCGCCCCTACAAGATGCCCTATTACCCGGTTCCGGCATTGCTCGGTATCGCGCTGAACCTGCTTCTGGCCGGGGTGCTCGTGGAATATCTTATGCGGACTGATCCGCTGGCGCTCGTCCTCAGCGCCGCGTGGATCCTGCTTGGCGGCCTCGTGTACGTTGCGCTCGACCGTCTGAAAGCGCAACCGGACCGCGGACCAATCGAGAGTAACACGGAAATATCACTGTCGGGTGAAGACTAA
- a CDS encoding GNAT family N-acetyltransferase, protein MSDPDKIDQVSTEDVEFTEATLGYAILVYGTYVGAIEGFPGKLEHIEVEPHWEGKGIARTALQEFISLSQDHGISEVTVNNAVHPAMEHILNTEGFEETSDDVGWKIEI, encoded by the coding sequence ATGAGTGATCCAGACAAGATCGACCAAGTCAGTACTGAAGATGTCGAGTTTACCGAGGCCACACTAGGATACGCGATTCTCGTATATGGGACATACGTCGGTGCAATCGAAGGCTTTCCCGGGAAGCTTGAGCATATTGAGGTAGAACCCCACTGGGAAGGGAAAGGGATTGCACGAACTGCACTTCAGGAGTTTATATCTCTCAGCCAGGATCACGGCATTTCGGAAGTGACGGTGAATAATGCCGTACATCCGGCTATGGAACATATCCTCAATACAGAGGGATTCGAGGAGACCTCAGATGATGTTGGCTGGAAGATAGAAATCTGA
- a CDS encoding amphi-Trp domain-containing protein, whose product MPEEVLFKSESDQSREEIASYLRKVADNLESGDPINLKTGSESVTLNPPARPTFEVKAEREGPAGNMTERSIEFELEWDENDGEDGSKSGQLEIE is encoded by the coding sequence ATGCCTGAAGAAGTGCTGTTCAAATCGGAGAGCGACCAAAGTCGAGAAGAGATTGCATCGTACCTCCGGAAAGTCGCGGACAATCTCGAAAGCGGAGATCCCATCAACCTGAAAACAGGCTCCGAGTCTGTAACACTAAATCCCCCTGCTCGACCAACCTTCGAGGTCAAAGCTGAACGCGAAGGTCCGGCTGGCAACATGACTGAACGCAGTATCGAGTTCGAACTCGAATGGGACGAGAACGACGGTGAGGATGGCAGCAAAAGTGGTCAGTTAGAAATTGAGTAG
- a CDS encoding DUF3592 domain-containing protein has translation MSKLSLISIILGIVLLGVAGYMAYSQQQSLSSGVQIEATVESKEVTMDSSKRGDRYTPHVTYSYTYNGTQYTSDNISPGIGTKASDTRTAAEDRIDQYNVGETTTAYVVQGSPSKSYLKKKSSPLPLISGILGLFLIGRPVYKSVAS, from the coding sequence ATGTCGAAGCTGTCTCTGATAAGTATAATACTGGGGATTGTGCTGCTCGGAGTTGCTGGATACATGGCATACTCTCAGCAACAAAGCCTCTCGTCCGGGGTGCAGATTGAAGCCACGGTAGAGAGCAAAGAAGTCACCATGGATTCCTCAAAAAGGGGGGACAGGTACACACCCCACGTCACTTACAGCTACACGTACAACGGAACCCAATACACTTCCGACAACATCAGCCCGGGAATAGGAACAAAAGCGTCCGACACAAGGACTGCCGCGGAAGACAGAATTGACCAGTACAATGTCGGGGAGACAACCACGGCCTATGTCGTGCAAGGCTCACCCTCGAAATCGTATCTTAAGAAAAAGAGTAGCCCTCTACCACTTATATCCGGCATCTTAGGCCTATTCCTGATCGGAAGACCAGTCTACAAATCCGTCGCTTCTTAA